The following are encoded together in the Microtus pennsylvanicus isolate mMicPen1 chromosome 8, mMicPen1.hap1, whole genome shotgun sequence genome:
- the Figla gene encoding factor in the germline alpha yields MDAATVSPEPLLVVPQPEVLEELQQAQLGPLPRLAAICRLKRLPSGGYSTTDDLHLVLERRRVANAKERERIKNLNRGFAKLKTMVPFLPQSRKPSKVDILKGATEYIRVLGCVLGEAKASEKQGPEEQTHSSRPSDPHVSSARELLGKATQPTSCASNLKKEEEGPWAYGGHSGPLYTYHQSMAPETSRYFIHQESDEKFLLK; encoded by the exons ATGGACGCGGCGACAGTGTCCCCAGAGCCCTTGCTGGTTGTCCCGCAGCCtgaggtgctggaggagctgcagcaggcaCAGCTGGGGCCCCTGCCCCGACTCGCCGCCATTTGTAGGCTCAAGCGGCTGCCCTCGGGCGGCTACTCCACCACGGACGACCTGCATCTGGTGCTGGAGCGCAGGCGCGTGGCCAACGCCAAAGAGCGCGAGCGG ATAAAAAATCTCAACCGTGGCTTTGCCAAGCTGAAGACAATGGTGCCGTTTCTGCCACAGAGCCGGAAGCCCAGCAAAGTTGACATCCTGAAAGGTGCAACGGAATACATACGGGTGCTTGGCTGTGTTCTGGGAGAAGCAAAGGCCTCAGAG AAACAAGGCCCCGAGGAGCAGACCCACAGTAGCAGACCCTCTGACCCTCATGTGTCCTCGGCTAGAGAGCTCTTGGGAAAAGCTACCCAGCCTACCAGCTGTGCAAGTAActtgaagaaagaagaagaggggcCTTGGGCATATGGTGGCCATAGTGGGCCATTGTACACCTATCATCAGAGCATGGCCCCCGAGACAAGTAGATACTTCATACATCAAGAGTCTGATGAAAAATTTCTGCTAAAATAG